Part of the Phocoena phocoena chromosome 8, mPhoPho1.1, whole genome shotgun sequence genome, AAACAGGCTAGTgaatagctttatttatttaaaaattctaaaaagaaatttcttattaaaaaagaaaaaaaaaacctgtaccaAAGCTATAAATAAaaagggggacttccttggtggtccagtggctaagactctgcactcccaatgcctggggcccaggttcagtctctggtcagggaactatatcccacatgctgcaactaagagtccgcatgccgcaactaaagatcctgcgtgctgcaactaaggcccagcacagccaaataaatacatatttttaaaataaataaataaataaataaaaagggattGGCCTCCATATCTTTTTGCCACCCGCCAATCCCCAAAGATGACTATTACTGATACCTGTTTTCTTTAAGACATTTTCTGTGTGTAGACAGcatacttatatgtatatatatatatatatagtttctgtCACATTTGGAATCATATCGAACATACTGTTCTgctactgtttgtttttttagcccTAAAAATGTATTATGAATATCTTTCTACACCAGTTCTTTGAGTATGATTTAAATACTGTCTATATCCCCCTGATTCTCAAATGTATTTACGTCTTCAGCTCAGGCTTATCTTCTGAACTCCAGACTTACAACAATTATCAACTTGACATAACCACCCTGATGTCTCACACATTCTAAACACAAAACTGCTCAAACCTGCTGCCCCTTCTCATCATTCATCCAATCATTCAAACCAAAAACCTCAGAGTCATTATTTTCTCCTCCTACATCTAGTCAATACTGTTGACGTGTTGATTCTGCCTCCAAGCTATATCATCAAATCAGGCTGCTTCTCTCCATTTCTACTGCCACCTGGATTCTGCAGTCACCTCCCTACAGGCCTTCCTGCTTCCATGTTTGCCCCCTCCAAGCCACTTTCAATGAGTGGCTgagcatcatttaaaaaataaaagggagttggacttccctggtggcacagtggttaagaatccgcttgccaatgcaggggacatcacTTCCGGAGAAGAGCTAGCTGTTGTTTTCCAGACCTGGAAAAAAGACCCTGTACTAACTTCTCCTGTGAGAAGTCTTCCCCAGTTCCTCTCACGCTAATTGCCctcttctctgtgcttccagaGAACAAGGAATCTGCCTGTTAGGGAAGTTACTAGTGACAAGTCCTAGCAAACAGAGCATTCTAACTACCTAATGGGCCCCATGCTAGGCTCTGGGGTTTGGACATGAACGGAACTTATTCCATTGTATCGTCCTCACTGGTTGCCAAGGTCACTGAGGATGAGCGCCTCTGGGACAGggactatatctttttttttttttttttctgtggtacacgggcctctcactgttgtggcctctcctgttgcggagcacaggctccggatgcgcaggctcagtggccatggctcacgggcccagcccctccgcggcatgtgggatcttcccttaccggggcacgagcccgtatcccctgcatcggcaggcggactctcaaccactgcgccaccagggaagccccagggactATATCTTATACGTTGCTTAGTTTGGTGGTTTTCTACTTCATCAGCCTTAACACCCTAGGAATGGAGCAAATACTCTGTAAGACCGTCTTTACCACCCTGAAATGAACCATACTGATAAAATAACCTACCTacacatacaattaaaaaaaaaatcaagctgtaATGCTCCAACGGTaatacaacagaaaaataaagggagagaaatgtataaaaatgtattctagtggataaactatatatattcttttttataaatttatttatttatttttggctgtgtcgggtcttcgttgctgcacgtggctgtggttgcatcgagcgggggctactcttcgttgcggtgcgcgggcttctcattgaggtggcttctcttgttgtggagcacgggctttaggcacgcgggcttcagtagtgtggctcacgggctgtagtgcgcaggctcagtagttgtggcacacaggcttagttgctccatggcatgtgggaccttcccagaccagggctcaaatccatgttccctgcattggcaggtggatttttaaccactgcgctgccagggaagtccgataaactatatttgaaaatatgagaGTTAAAAATGTGTAGATACTTATTGTGAATAGCTTAAAGAGATGTCATTCAAATGATtattgaaatactttaaaaaatggatatagagctattctgattttttaatttattaattaattagtttgcGCCAGGTTTTagctgtggctcgctggctccttagttgtagcatgcatgtgggatctagttccctgaccagggatcaaacccgggccccctgcattgcaagtgcagagtcttaaccactgtgccaccagggcagtcctgaaaatacttttttctgtATATTGGCTACCTTGAAATAGCTAAGTATTTGTTTATACATGTAGAATCCTGATGATTACAacaaatacaaacagaccaatacAGGCAAGTGGTATTGGTGAGTTAAATACCAGAGCAACTTTGCTGTCAGTGAAGTGATTTTCCGAAATGGCAAACAACTCTCAGAAAACTTCCAAACTAAAAAAAGTACAGTCTTCCTTCACTTTACATAAGagttgcattcctggaaaattTAGTACATAataaaacaacacaacaaataCTTTCTGCTTAGGTGTAAAACCGGGTTAGGTTCTTGGCTCAGCTCATTCTCAATGGCCTTTGGTATGAGGCTCAGCTCTTTAAGGTGAGACACTGCCTCCTGCACTGACACTTGACACTCCTGGGCCTGCCAATCCCCCACATCCTTGCGGCAACCACAGGACCAGTGAGAGCCCCTGGCCTAGCGCTGCTTTGGGTGCATATTCCAGAATGAATGCAAAGCTGGAGCGGGTAGAGCAGAGGTGGCTGTGGTGATGGACAAGTGACCAGGGCGAGACTGCATGTCTGTTACCAAAAACGTGCAAACCAAGCAGATGAACCGGGGCCTTTCTTCAAAGGTAAAGATTTTGGTCAGATAGGGCATGGGCCATGCTTTTCAGGAATACCATGTTTCAGAGACTAGGGAGGAGGCAGTCTGATTTTATAGTGCTCTAGACTGCAAGGGATTAAGGGCTGAATAAGTGGACAGAAATGAAGGCAACTCCTTAAATAGCTATCACACTCAACTACCTGAGAAGAATAACAGTACCTACTCCTTAGGGCCTCTGTATGGATTAAACCTGCACATGCACTTAGAACGATGTCTGGTCCAGTTGTGAGCGCTCAATGTTAATATGCCAGTCACAGGACTACACACTTTCCATTGTCCTATTTAGTTCCCAAATCAAATCTGTGTGTACTTAGAAATGTTAAGAAAACTGTGCTAAAGAAGATATAGTGAGAGATGACAGGTCATCTGCTGAGTGGGAGCAGAGCGGAGAGTCAGAGATGGAGCAAGGTCCCGGCTCCCACTGAGAGCTGCCAAGTGCTGAAAGTAAATCCAGGCCATTACTAGTCCACCAGCATCCTGGAGGAAGGAGGCGGGTCCTAACTAGACATCACAAGAAGCAAAaaaacagctaccatttatttaGAACTGGGAGCCAGGTTTGGTATGAGGCACTCTACTCCATCCCCCCCCATCTCCGTGCTGGTACAGGTACAGTACTAAGAAAGAgccatcagggacttccctggcggtccagtggttaagactccacacttccattgcagggggtgcgggttcaatccctgataggggaactaagatcccacatgccatgctgtgtgtccaaaaaaaataaaaataaaaatttaaaaaagaaagagccaTCATTATCTCATTTTCCTGATCAAGACACTCAAGCTTAAAGAGAAAGTGGCTGCCTGAGGCAGGTTCTTCTAGAACGAGGATGCAGGAGCAGCAAGCAGCTACATCAGAGCTGAGAGCCAGTGCCCTTCTTGAGACTCACACACCACCCACGGCTACCTCTGGGGAGTAGCGATGCCCCCCTGGGACAGTGTCTGTGGCTGGAGCCATGTTTCTGTACAGGCCTGTCGCGGGGTgagggaagagcaggagagggaaCGAGAAGGGTCATCTCAGCCCTGTGGGAAACCCAGCAGGAACTTCAAGCACTGTGGGAATGGCCGTGGCATCCCGACACAGCTCTGAATCTCGTTCCTTCCTTACCTGTCCCCCTGGCTTCTCCCTATCCCTCAGGTTTGAGGCTGGCAGCTGGCCTTGCCCTGGACACGGTCTCCtgcaaccagggaagccacagCAGCCCAGCTGTGATCTGCAGCCTCTAAGGACAAGTGCTCTGGTTTCTACTGAAACCGGAAGTATGGAAGGGCCATGCCTCTCAGCTCTGAgttcccacccctcacccccaatgCTTAAATGAGGGAAATGAGACTTAAGCCTGGCTACTCCTTTTCTCAAGAAATTCTTTCCTTTCACCTTTCTCACTGCTCCTTCATGGCCTCCTCCAAGCGTTTTTCCTTCAACTGTTCCATAGATGATGCGTTTCCCTAGGCCTCTCCTCTTTGTCCCCAACTGATTACATCCACTCGTTTGAGTGGGTAGTGATTTGGGGGGGCCTTTTGCGGGCCTGGCTGCTTTATGCTAGCATCTCCCAAgaaaaatgggacctaaagagggttgagtgttttgtttctttgaagaaagaagagcatgggctccctttgctgtgcaccaggcAACTGCCCCACCCATCAGCTCTGAGGGCATCCCATTTCCAACCTCAGAGCCCACCTCCGCCCCCACTCCTGCCCCACCCTTGGACCACAGACACACCAGGATGCTGCAGATAACTTTAATAAGGCATGGGCTGACGGATGGTTTGTGGAACTAAAGGTCGAAGAGGGAGGGCATCACATCTGTAAGGAAAGAAGTCAAAGGGATCTATCTGCCGTTTGCAGACGCTGTTCCCTAAGCCTGGAAAGCTCTCTCACGGCAAATGATCTACTTTTACTCTCTCAAGGCCCAAATGCCACCTGGTCTCCAGGAGAAGAAAAAGCCCCCTTTGCAGAGAACCTTTTATACCATGCTTCTCACATTGTGTGGTTACCATTTCCCCAGGCTGCGGGGCTGTGAGTAGGGCCAGCTGCACCTTAGCTGTTTCTCCATCAACTCCCAGCACCTCAGGTTCCGTGCTTGTGCGTGGGGGGACCCGAGGCAGGCACCACCCCAGGGTCTCAGAACACTGCTGTCCTCTCCCCTTCCTACAGAAGGTGCCGCCCCCTCCCCGCGACCCCCCCATGTGACCCTGGCTCCTTCCCTGCACGCTCGGCCTTGGGTCAGAATCTTCAGGGCCCCTCCCCTCGGCCCCACGTGTGACGAGGCCTCACACCTGGCTGACTCATACACTGTTGGATAGTTTCCAGCTTAGTGGAGGCCAAGGCGCGGGCCTCCTCTGCAAAGCGGCGGTGTCCCTCATCAGTCAACTTCCAGAGGCAGGATCGGGGCCGTGTGCTGGCGCCACCCTGCATGCTGACCGGCACTTTCTCAAAGCTGTCTCGGAAACAGAGATTGTGACGCACGGTATTCTTCCAGCCTTCAGGAGCCGTCCGGAAAAAGGGGAAATGTTGTCTGCAGACAGGGAGGAATGGCAAGGAGAGGTGTGGTCTCTCTGGGAGATGCcttaccctggagaatgttctcccCGGGGGCCAGGAGCCTCAGCCCTTCTCTCACGTCGGAGAAGGGCAAGCTGGCCCACGACGCACTCTGCCAACTAAGCATGTGTCAGACCTCCACCTGGCGCAGTGCTTGTGCAGAGCCTCACCTTACAGACCCAGTTCACTGCCCCCACTCCCTGGCTcgctttcctccctccctccgagGGCTCAGGAGTTTGACTTGCAACAGGAACAGAGCAGAAATCAGGCCAACAAGCTCCTGTCAGAGGAATCCTGGTCAAGGAGGACGCCTCTTGAGGATTAATGCTCTGCGACTCTTCTGATAATAGAGGGAAAAGGTCCGAGAAACTCGTCATACTCATGGGTACCCGACTCTCAAAGCTCAACGTAAATCCCTTCCCAGCCCGGCTTCCCCGGGTCCTTGGGGAACAGGCTGTGCCAGGCAGTTCAGTCCAAAGGGAAGGCATGTGAGAAACTGTTGGGGAAACCAGATTTTATACTGGGTGTTCTTGAGAGGGAAGATGGGAGAATTTATGACCTGGGTGATTTTATATGTTAAGGAACTAAGGTATAAAAAGATGGGAGTTTCTTTGATGTGAAAGGAGGTGGGGTGGATATCTTCCCGTCTATGTGAGGTGTGGACACACAGTCGGGGGCAACCCAGAACCAGTGCCTGGGAAAGGAGAAGCATCCTCTCAGACCCAGATGGGGGAACTGAAGCAGCAGCCCAGGGCCTGGAAGGTATCAGAGCagggccctgccccctccccttcgCCCTCCTCACAGGGCCCCCGGCACATACCGAGTGAAACTGTAGATCTGTTGCACGTTGAGGCCACAGGGGGAACTGTTTCTTAATGCCAGTGCAATTAGGTGGAAGTAATTGAGAGGGGGCCGGGACCACAGCCCTCCCTCCTGGCTGTTGGCTTGCCGAAGCCTCCGACTCTGGAGGGGGGCCCTTTTGTGAGGGGACGGGAGAGCCACAGAGGAGCTGTCATCCTGGTCCTCAGCCTCCTTCTCTTCTGTGAGCTAGAGGAGTACAGAGTAGGAACTGGTCCTGACTCCACAGCCTCTACTCCAGGGGTGCAGTGGCAGGAAGGGGTGGTGGTCTAGGGCCACCATCTGGGCTTCTCCCCAACCCAGGGGCACAGCTAATTTCGGAACCCATTAACCCTTCATTAACCCTAAGAAAACAGAAGTCTGCGCATCATCCCTGTGCCCACCCTGCCTACATCCCAAGTCCCTCCCACAGCCCAGAAATCCCTACCTCCCAGTTGCTGGGGGAAGAGGCAAACCGCTTCCGAGGGGGATACTGGTCTCCAGAAAGTGATGGCGACTCCACCACTGTGGCCTGTGGGCATTTGGCAAAGTCCTTTTCTTTTGTGGGTGGCTGAGGGGAAGGGACTATGCTTGTCAGATTCTTCCCCTTACTGGGTTCTCGGACCTCCAGCTTTCCAGGGGGGAACACGATGTTGGGGTCTACCCACATCCACAGGTTGGGCTCGAAATCTGGACCTGTGCAGAGAAAAAGGAGATTGAGGGCCATGGGTCATGGGCTTTGGGTGTCCCGCCCAGGCCACAGGGCCATGTCAGAGAACTCACTCCCATCTACTCACCATCTTTAtcagggttgggttttttttccagaGGTAGTTTTGGTGGCTCAACTATTCGGAGTTTATATCTGGCAactagcaaaaagaaaagaagagagtcaAAACAACCTAGGATTTTCATTTCGGCCCCTTGAAGCTTCCCTGGGAGGTGGCTATGGGCCCTGCCTGCGAAGTTATGATGCCATATTCTACTGGTTTCCCCTTACCTCTCTGACCTTTTCATTCTCCTCTGCATTCTTCTCTTCTCACCCCACATTACGGCCCCTAAACCCTCTCATTAATGCCTGTTACTTTAGTCAGTCACCATCTATAAACTCAAGGCTTACAAATCTTTATCTCTAGCCCAGACTTCTCTGCTAGCCCTTAACTAGAACTGCCCATGGGATAACCCACAGGCATTTTGAACAACATTTCTAAAACTCAACTCCGTTTTCCTGCTCTTGCTCCGCATTCCTTGTTTCAGCATATGGCTCCATCTAACCAGCTGTCCAGGCTAGATACTtggaaatcattctttttttttttttgcggtacgcgggcctctcactgttgtggcctctcccgttgtggagcacaggctctggacgcgcaggcgcagcggccatggatcacgggcccagccgctccgcacatgtgggatcttcccggaccggggcacgaacccgcatcccctgcatcggcaggcggactctcaaccactgcgccaccggggaagcccggaaATCATTCTTGACTCCTCTTTCCCGTACAGCCACACCCAATCAATCACCAAGTTCTACCATCCTAGTCCAAGCCTATAACCTAAAAGGTCTGCTTATCTTCTTTAACTTACCGTATTGCAGTTTGAGTGATCTTCCCAAAATGTTAATCCAATCATGCCACCCTTCAGTGTAAAATCTTTTGATGGCTTTCCATTGCCTTTGGGCCAAATCTAAATTCCTGAGATAGTCTACAAGGCCCTGGCTCCTCATTAGTGTTGAGTCATTCCTCCCAGGCTCTCCACCCATCTCCAACAGACCACATCTAGATCCTCTGCCTTCCCATAAGCTGTTCCCTTTGCTGGAAacactcttccctctgcctgcttGCCCATCAGGTCTCTGTTTAAACGTCTGTCTGAAGCAGGCCTTCTCTGACTACCTGTCCAAACACTCCCGTAGCACACATTTTATTGTAACTACCTGCTTAGTGTCTATCTCCAGGTCTGTCTCCTTCACTGCCTGGCGCATGGGAGGAGCTCAACTTAactggatgaatgaatacatggtGGGCTTAGAGTAAATCAGGTATATATTAGAGCTAGCTGCTCGACATGAAGCTGGCTTCTGGTCCAGTTAGGGGGAACTATCATTGTCCCCATGAGTGTCCTCATATTACAGATGAATCTAGGTTTTTGTCTGGAAAATGATGATATACTTATTAGAGAGCTCAGTAATTAGAAAGGATGCCCATTACATTGTTAATGTTCAACACAGtattctaaaaaggaaaaagtagtaagagatataagaaagaaaaaggcaaaactatatttatttatagaaaaaaacagattaacaGAAAACCCTACAAAATCGATATATAAATTATTAGAACCAATAAGAGTCCAGCAAGTTTGCTGGATATAAGACCAACATACTAATCACCACTGTTCCTCTATACCAGCattaagaaactggaaaataattttttttttcaaaaaggtgCTGTTCACAATAGCAACCAAAGTTATAATGTATCTAGGGGTTAACTCATCAAAGAATGGACCTTTATGTGAAAAGGATGTACCTACTACTTAAGGACCTAAAAAACTTCAATAAACAAagacatataatacatattataaagaTACCAATTATCCTCAAATTAACCTATACATTTAATGCAGATATTATAACACATAAAGATTGaaaggtgagcttccctggtggcgcggtggttgagagtctgcctgccgatgcaggggacacgggttcgtgccccggtccgggaagatcccacatgccacggagcagctgggcccgtgagccatggccgctgagcctgcgcgtccggagcctgtgctccgcaacgggagaggccacaatagtgagggccccgtgtaccacacacacaaaaaaagattgaAAGGTTCTGCACAGTAAAactcacaagggaaaaaaaaaaatcaatagacaataaaccagaaaaaaaatcatttccagaaCTCTCAATTCTCTGATAGACAGCTCCtacaaatcaaaaaataaaaggctaagACAAATCTATACATGGGAAAGATACGAATCAGTATTCAGAAGGAGGGGCTACCTGAAGATGCTGAGCCTTACTAGTAATAGGAACAcaataaaagaatgatataatacTTTACATCAAACTGACAAGAATTATAAAAAGAggtaataccaagtgttggcaaagatgcagTGAAATAGGATCCTTTATTACATCTGAATAGCAACTGGTGCTGGTGAAGAATAATCAGGCAGCACTACAATTTACTGTCTAATCCTGGATGTGTCTATTCAAGTTAATAGAAGAATTTATATACTAATTTTCATTGCTACCATCATCTACCAAATTCTTGGCCACTCCCCCTCATTTAGAGGAATTTAGTTCCTGGCTCACTGTCACTAGTGCTACTCCTGCCTTAAATCTTGGCTATTTcaatagatacatagatgattATCCTAATAACCTGGGCTCTAGTTTCTTGAACTCTTCTCCTCCCAGAATTCTGCCTTCCATCCTAATGTAGACAGTCCTCACTGTCATAACCTAAACCAATAACTGCAACCTCTCCATAACCTCATTTTTGCACCATGTAAAAATGCACCACCTCCTCTTTCCAGCCATCTCTTTTGATACCAACTGATAACCCCAATCCATTGATCTATGGCTTTGGAGCACTTGTTTGGTTGGATTTAATCAGGGTGTGGTTTGGCCAAGCAAGTGTTCCAAAGCCGTAGAGAGCCAAAGGAGTCAACGGTGTGTGCAAGAGAGTAAGCCTGTTTGGGGGATTCCAGGTTAGTTACAGAGAGGACATCCCCTCTAACTCTGCTCTTTGAGAGCAGGGAAAGGGTGATGGGACCAACAGATGGGTGATCTCAGTGGGATCAAAGGATAGTGCCTCTGTCCATCTCCCTCCCCTGCTGTCTCTGACACAGGTGGCTCCATGCCTCCTCAAGGAcagtgtttgaaatttattttggcctcgggaggcttgtgggatcttagtttcctaacCAGggagcagtgaaagcgccaagtcctaatcattggacggccagggaattcctgtctCCTCTCTTTTCTGTTATAAATTTCTGTCTCTGGACCATTATCATCATTCAAATATGCTGTTAATTCTCTCATCTTGTTAAAAACAAGAACTTCTTTTGTCCCTGCTTTCTGTGCCAGGCCACTACTCcatatttttgctttcctttgagGAAGAACTCCTCGAAAGAATTGCCTATACTTTGTATCCACTTCCTCTCCCTTCCACACTTAAACCCTTGCCAATCAGTCTTTCTTCTCCACCACTCCACCAAAACCACTATGATCAAGGCTGCACTCCACCAAAACCATATAATCAAGGCTCTGCTTTGCTAAATCCAATAGTCAGCCCACCTCTGACCTGATCTCTCACAGCAGTGTTCCTGTCCTGTGACCACTCCTTCTTTGAAACACTTTCTTTACTTGGTTTCCAGGAAACCACAATACCAGTTTTGATTCTTAATGGtcatttcctcagttttttcttGGTTTATCTCCTCTCCAATCTCTTTAGAATGGAATGCCCCCCAGGGCTCATCCTTGGTTCTTCTCTAGCCTCACCCCTTAAATGCCAGGCGTGTACCAAAGACTCTCAAAATTTCTATCTGCATACCTCTCTCCAGAATTGCAGACTTATATATCCACCAGCTTACTCAACATTTCTACTTGGATATCTAAAAAATATCTCAAACTCAGCATGTTCAGAACAGAACTCCTGATTTTCCTCCCTAAATACCCTATCAGGAGCTTACCCCATCTCACTACAAGAAAACTCCATCCTTGCACTTGACCAGCCAAAAACTCTGGAGGAGTCATCCTCTAATCTCTCTTTTTCACACCACACATCCAATCCATCAAGCGAATCCACCTGGTTCTACCTTCTTACCACATCCTCTGCCACCACCCTGGTGGTGCAGCCTGCCATCAGCTCTTGTCTGGATTACTACAGCAGCCTCCTAACTAGTCTCCTGGCTTCCCAGTCACTCTACATTTACAGTGTACCCTCAACCCAGCAGCCACAGTGATCTTTTCAGACTATAGATCATTCAGGatcagctacataatttgcagggtccagtgcaaaaggaaaatgtgggcctccttgttcaaaaattattaaaaatcttaAGACAGTGAGAGCAGGACGTTAAACCAAGTATAGGCACTATGCAATAGCACAGGTCACTCACTAAGCTAGccatcatgtcactcctctgttcCAGACCTTTCAACCATGCTCATCTTACTTGGAATCAACCCTAACGCCCTCAAAGGGGAAGACGGCTCTTCCTGATCTCCGCTCCACGACCCACACCCCCTGATCTCTCCTCTTCATTTACTTTGATCCAGCCTCACTGGCCTCTTTACCGGTTCCCCCAGACATATTCCTGAGGGTTTCTACACTGGCTATTTTTTCTGCCTgggaaacttttcctctaagtATCCTCCGGCTCACTATCTCACCTCCTTCAACTCTGCTCTTCTTGTATGTTCCCAATGAAGACCAACCTTCATATACAATGTTCCCAATGAAGACCAACCCTATTGAAAACTGTAgctgccaccacctcccagcccccattCCTGAGCCCTCTTACCatgtccttttttcccccatctcaGTTATCACCTTATAACATAccgtttatttatttgtttgtttgt contains:
- the FOXR1 gene encoding forkhead box protein R1, producing the protein MGNESFLAFTTTHLPLAEQNLARYKLRIVEPPKLPLEKKPNPDKDGPDFEPNLWMWVDPNIVFPPGKLEVREPSKGKNLTSIVPSPQPPTKEKDFAKCPQATVVESPSLSGDQYPPRKRFASSPSNWELTEEKEAEDQDDSSSVALPSPHKRAPLQSRRLRQANSQEGGLWSRPPLNYFHLIALALRNSSPCGLNVQQIYSFTRQHFPFFRTAPEGWKNTVRHNLCFRDSFEKVPVSMQGGASTRPRSCLWKLTDEGHRRFAEEARALASTKLETIQQCMSQPDVMPSLFDL